The Loxodonta africana isolate mLoxAfr1 chromosome 5, mLoxAfr1.hap2, whole genome shotgun sequence region GGACAACAAGAGCCTCCTCATTGAAAGCACTCACCAGGTACCCAGCAGGTAGATGAATAAAGACACACACCAGGCACAtcactgtgaactttcagaaaagagggcACAGACAGAAGATCCTACAAGCTTCCAGAGAGAACACACAGATCCCTACAAGGGATGTCGTCAGAATGCCATCAGCCTTCACAATAGCAATACTAGAAGCTAAGAAACTATAGAGCAAAGCCTTCGAAATTCTTTGAGAAAATCATTTCTACCTAGAATTCTATACATAGCAAACTACCAGTCAAATACAATAGTAGAGTTAAGACATTTTCGGGCATGCAGAGTCTTAAAAATTTTACCTCCCTTGTATTCttcctagagccctggtggctcagttgttaagagcttggctgctaaccaaaaggtcagcaattcaaatctatcagctgttactgggaaactctatgaggaagttttactctgtcctataaggttggtaTGAGTTAGGATTGACTGGACTGCACCAGGTTTGACGTTTGGTTGGTTGTATTATTCTAAGGAATCTACCAGAGAATGCGCTCCACCAAATCAGATGGAGTACattgagaaaaaaggaaaacatgcgATCCAGAAAACAGAGGATTTGACCCAGAAGAGAACCAAGGGCACTTCCAGAGGtgatggtttgcactcagctactaaccaaaaggttggctgttcaaaccgtCCCACCATCATCatggaacaaagacctggtgatctgcttctgtaaagattacaaccaagaaaaccttatggaacagttctactctgtaacacatgggattgccatccgttggaatcaactcaactgcaatgggtttgggtttttttgtttgtctggttggttgttttgttttttgatgaaGGGAGATCTGAGGATGACCGCTAACTGGGCAGTAGCACTAGAGAACAGCCAGTCCAGAGTAGAGTAAGGGGCTGGAGAGTGCTAGGAGGGGTAGTTCCAAGACAATAGTAAATTGAATCTATTGCCTGATGTGTTTGAACATACTGAGAGGAGACTGACACTTCTGGTGAAGAGTTTAGGGATGAATTATGACAGGCACACAGAACGGTAAGCAAACAACAGTACAGAAAAAAAGGGAGGAGGggtgaaaaaaatgaatgaatcattaacaccaaaggaaaaaaaaattgtataaaaaaGTGTGAATCACTGTACCCTACAGATACCTGcacaaaataaaattcagataGTCAACAATAATGCAAACATTGATTCTAAATATAGTCAAATATTGTTATCATTATATTGACAGGATGAGGAGAAAGAAAGATGGGGGGAGGAGAAGAGAAGTTTAGTGATATAAGAGAAACAAATCTTCATCTTCCATGGTaggaaaccaaacaaaaaaatccaaaagagcAAATAAGCATATCACTTAGAAATATGgagacaaacaccagaagaaagagctggcaagGGAGGATCAGAGATGGGGGAGAGGTGGCTGCTGAGAGCCAAGGGACTCTTTTACTATGTATGTGTAAAAGCTTGAttacaaaatttttttaaggacTCAGATTTCTTACCTTTGTTACATCTAACTGATCTGACCAGTCTCTGTTGAGGTACTCAGCACAGTTACTAGCAGTATGACGTTTAATGGATCGAGTGACATGGTAGTAGCAGTAAAACATCACTGCAAGGGGCACAACAAAATTTATCACAATAACTGTCATCGTGTAAGAAACAAAAGATCTGAAATAAGAAAAAGCAATTATGACTACTCATTGAATGCCCTTAATAGGGGGGTGGGAAAGGGGGGGCAATAATTAGAAATAATACTGGCATTGTTCCCCTGTCATATTATTAAATACCTTAGGATATATTGTTGACTTTTAGTTCATTTAGACCAGGAGTTAGTAAACTATGGCCTCAGggcaaatccagtctgtcactttttctttataaataaagttctattggaacacagccatacattcatttatatattatCTACAGCTGCTTTCATagtacaatggcagagttgaatagTGGTGTCAAAGACTGTCTAACCTgtgaagcctaaaatatttactttttgacCCTTTATGAAAAAAGTTCTAGAATTTGGATTTagaaatttctatttgtttttctgaGTAATCTCATTTTAACGAACTAACTTATCCTCTTTCCCCAgggaaatacagaagattattaCCAACTACCACGCAAATCCTTGCAGGGACTGTGCTTTTGCTGCATTTAATTCCCAGAAAATGCTTTATCATCAGATCTTCTTGAAAAGACGTATCAGCCTGAACTACCACCAGAGTTGAGTGCTGTCTCCTTCCACTAACAGTCCGTTTTCCCTCCCTCGGTGCCACCTCTGAGATGTACAAATATTGTAAGGGTGATTTGTACCTTTCATTGCTGCCTTAGGAGGGTctgaggagagggaggaagggacagaGTAAGGGGGAGAAAGGGAGCTGGGTGACCTTCACTTGCAAACAAGCATAATTCATTTTCTCAGTTTTGTCTCTTGCTTGAATCACATCATCACCACCCGGGAAGACCTTTGCCACATTCTCTATGAGAAACATGCCATCTGAGCTTAAATTTGAAATGGTGGAAAAATGTTACATTAGTAGCATTTGATTTTAAAGTGTAAACATGTCTCTTACGCATCATTTTTCCTCCAGTTTATGGTACAAGTGGCACCGGTAGGATCTGGGGCATAACTCGCCCACCCTGTGATAGGCAACAAAGCCCAAAGCAAGCCATTGATCCAGGCCCCCAGGATCATGCTGACGTAAGTGTTAGAGGTCATTCTTCTTCCTGTTGACAAGCATATGAAATACTATCATCATTTACCAATGACAGGATCCATATCTTCACTTTGTTTTAACTGATGATTCGAAGTTAAAAAGAAGATTCTTTACAGAACACTTCTGGTTCACTCAAAGCCTATCTACGTGAATTCACATTCTGAAAAAAAGTCACATGCAAGCTGAAGCCTGAGTGATAAAAAGGATCAGCCAGAGGATAAACAGGAAGGAAAGCTTTCCAGGCACAGGGAACAGCATGCACAAAGGTCCTGAAGTGGGAGAGCTCTGCCAGTCCCCCAATGTGAGATGGCCCCAGCCGAAGCTGGAAAGGTAGACCAAGGGTCTGACCACGAGGGCCTTGGAGGCTAGGTtaagaagtttggattttattctaagtataATAGGAAGTCATTGATACTTTTGTACAGGAGAAGTCAGAGAGATAAGACTGACTGTGAAAACCATTATgcctgtttattttctttctttctctctggtcaaattgtgctgacttccccagtattgtgtactgtcttaaccctTACCAACGTTACCACTTATCTAATATCGAgtcagtgtttttcccttccttcctagtaaccatcaaagattgtttcatcCTGTGTGGAAACTGTTTCAtatagtatttgttcttttgtgattgacttatttcactcagcataatgcctgccagattcattcatgttatgagatgtgcTCCagaatcatcattgttctttatcgttgtgtagtattccattatgtgtatgtactatagtttgtttatccattcatctgttgatgggcacttagggttccatctttttgctattgtgaataatgctgcaatgaacatgggtgtgtatatgtctatttgtgtgaccacttttatttctctaggatatattactaggaatgggattgctggatcatatggtatttctatttctaactttttaaggaagcgccatattgttttccaaaatggttgtaccattttgcattcccaccagcagtgcataagagttccaatctccctgcaatctctccaacatttgttttgttttgattcatgccagtaatgtcggggagagatgttatctcattgcagttttgatttgcatttctctaatggctagtgatggcaagcatttcctcacgtgtctgttagccacctcaatgtcttctttggtgaactgtctgttgatatcctttgcccattttttaattggactatttgtctttttattgtagaggtgttgtattttcctatagattttagatattagacttttgtttaaaaattaaacatgcacGTTCATCAAatgacttcaccaagagtaaaaagagaacctatggactgtgaaaaaaaaattggctatgacatatctgacattATGTTCACATTTTGAAGAGAATGTGTGTCAAATGCTACTTAAGGAAGAAATGAATCCATTTAGAAAGCTCAGAAAAGTGCTGTACCTATGTGAGGATGGCAGATGGTCAGGTAGCGATCCACAGCCACGACAGTGAGTAATCCAATACTTGCCATCCCAAAAAAGATATTTAATCCAGCATAAATCTGAAAACCAAAATTGGATAGAATCTACCATTCTAAACGCCTTTCCAAGAAACATTGAAATTTTTTTCCATTGgtagaatatatttaaatatattaattttttttattttactaaattTAAAATCAATCTTCTATTGTCAAATTGTAAGTGGTTTAATAAAGGTATTTATGGAAAGTGTTTGAGATTTCATTAAttaaacacttttaaaaaatattttaagagtaAAGGTGAAACTTCTACATGACAAAAGACATAAACAGAGTGCAAAAATAAAGCATAAATTAGGTACAATGCATGTAACGAACAAAAGATTAGTACTGAGAATATATACAatcagcaagaaaaagaaaaactcaacagAAAAACAAGCAAAGGATGAATGGGCTATTTACACAAGAGAAACCTGAATGTTTCTGATGTAAGAAAATATTCACAACCACACTAAATATTCAACAGAACATAAATTATAACTACAAGATACAGTAGAAGTTCTCAGAATTGGTACAATTGTTTTGGAAAGCAATTTGCCACAAACAATAAAGCTGAAGATGAGCATCTTCTACAAGCCAACAATCCATCTCCTAAGCAACGTGTCTGGAGAAACGCTCACATATTGAAGGAGGAGATACTTATAAGAACATTTATTGAAGCCTTGTCTGTAGtagaaaaaaaactggaaacaaatgcTCAATAACCAGTTAGCTGTGGTACGTTCATATAGTGGCATACCATGTAGTAGTTAAAATTAGTTAATACCTACATCCATCAACATGTATAAACGTGAAAGACAGAAAATTggacaataaaaaggaaattgcATAACACAGAGAACATGATGTTATTTACAGAAAACTTAAAACATTCAGATAGTATTAATCACATCTGGTTTATGGACATAAATATGAAGTAAAATAGAAAAGTATTCATGGGAAGGAAGGGAATAGGATGAGGCATCATCAGTATCTATAAAGTTTTATATCTTTAaaatttctcttccttctccttacATTCTTCTATGACCTAAAGCACATATTGCAGAACTTCAAGATTTGACAAAGCTGATTGAAGCATGCATGGGTGTTCACTACTTGCTactattctcattttattctctGTAATTTTATGGCTTGAAATAGTAaactattggaaaaaaaaaaaattaggccaaAAGCCTTATTTGCCTACTATCCTAGTGTAAATTAACTCATTTCCTTGTCAGTAAAAATAACAGTAAATATATTTAATAACAATTCTCATGGAGGACTTTCCATCAGAAAAAATCACCAATATGGTAGCTTAACTACCTTCCTTAGAAATCTTGATtatgtcattaaatattttcttatctCAAATGAAAAGTAGGGTTGTCACTTGAATATGTAAAACCACTTTTTTTCTCTAGGTAAATGCTGGTTGcttcggctttttttttttttttctttgagctgagggaattttgaaaatataatgaTGCTTagtgatttcatttctcttattaAACAATATATTTCCCAGTCACTCTCAAAGCTCTTTTCAATAAAAGCACCACATCTATTATCCTACAATGTCTCTTATTTGATTTAAGCCCTCAGGATTTCTTTAAGACATTTAAATTTACGTCTCCTTGATccaatttattttactttaattcCAAATGTCTCCAATACCTGACATCCTGTGTACCCAAACTTCCACCTTCCATGCAGATCTGACGCAGCAGACATGGGGTAGCCAATGCTGCTGACCCCTATATCAGTAACAGCCAGGTTTATGATAATCGCATTTGTGGGTGTCCGAAGTTCCTTGTACTTAATGAAGATGCCCAGAACTATTATGTTGCTGAGAATGCTTATCATACCTgagaacataccaaaaaaattacACATTTTGTTTAATTGTGATGTTTAAAAGTAGAATCAAAATATTAAGCCCCTTCAAAAATACAGCAAATCCTTTTTCAGTTCATTTATTTGAAGAGGTCCAGCTCTTCCTAAAACTATTTATAACATCTTCACAGCCACtctataaaacagaaataaagaaattaaaacacaaaGAATCTACCAATTGCATAAGCAATTGAGGGTTGGTTTTAACATCACTTTGATCACTGTTACTGAAGTTCCTCCCGTGGCTTTCATGATATCATCCCTAGTGCTTTTTAGTATACTTGAATGGCCACACCCTCTCTTTTGGCAGCTTAATTTTCTCCTGCTTCCTGAAgtctaagtttcttttttttctaaatattaaaaaaaaaaaaaaaaaaaaaaacctgttgccgtcaagtcaattctgactcatagcgatcctacagaacaaagtagaactgccccatagggtttccaaaagcagctggcggattctaactgccgaccttttggttagcaacccaacACTATTAGTCTGTCCTAACAGCTCTTATGTCACCATTTTCAGCCCTAACCCATGCTCTAGTCTTGCATCTTCTCTTTTCATTCAACTCATTGCAATCAAACATTCATTAAGCATCTACCGTGTGTAAGATCATATGACTGTTCCAATGTTATTTGAAACTCAACATGTCCAAATACGAATTCTTtatccaacacacacacacacacacacacacacacacccctatagAAGAATGTACCCAACAAAGTTTGGATATTCAGAACACAAGATGAGCCTTCTTTCTGGCCCATCATGAAACCTCACCTAGTCAAATTCCTAGTTTGGAATCTGACTCTGTCCCAGAGTTGGCTGTCAATATAATTTATAATGAGAAATATTGTTGAGTGAACTAGATGTGCATGATAGCCTGATCAACACCACTTTCTTGGTGCAAAGCATGCATAAGTTTCCCAGAATCCAGGTATGGGTCACTATGGGTCCTAAGGATGAGGGTGAAGCAATTTCATCAGGGAGGTGTACTTCTAGGGGCTAATGGAGCTATAAGCAACAAACAATAAAGATGTGCTCATCAGCAAGGGAATTACTGGTGAGCAATCCCCAGTTATTGTGGAAGACAGAGGgaaggtttccaagcacaaacaCAAAAGTATCAGCAAAGAACTTCTACTATATCTTTGTACCTCAGTTAAAACTTCCCTTTAACACTGTTATCTTCCAGATTCCTGTTCTTTCCTCCTCCACGCTGCTGGAAGAATAAGCTTGCTACAACATAGAATTCATCATGGCTCTTCTTCTCAAAACTTCTAATACtcgggcggagccaagatggcggaatagacagacacttccgtcgagccctctttacaacaaagacccagaaaaaacaagtgaaacgagtatatttgtgagaagctgggagccctgatcatcaaaggcaagcttagacaatgaactgagggacagggaaggaagagacctttcagaagcagagaggagttgccagacctgagtAGCCGGGAGCCCTCACGCACCATTCCCAGAAAGGCAGCAAAAGAGGCGGCAGTGGCAGAGATGGGCTGGTCCTAGcttttggccgcagtttcctcagggagaagcagccagctacacagcctactcacacctccagaacctgaggagaacgtgGAGCTCTTGGCaacagctaagtacttgcgtatattttaccacgccccccccccgccacccccaagctggcttcagcggctgaatccctaggcctgagatagactctggtgagcacctggagccatcctcccagccttggggaaggaaaaactttgcaactgggggaaagatattttgctagctccattaactgggggagctcaggacagaagtggctcctgtccaggcataaactgtctgtggaccctgagcacctttcccttctgcatggacctgtgtgggcctatttcgggagaataggcccttgttggcaaactccaaccatttcagtggtgcagtggacaggtgggtgtttgatgtttgacattgctttggctattaaacaaggtctcacctacccacaacagggacctaaggactggtggctcaacTTGGGTCAcgcagccacctgcgacaggggtccagggataatgggtacctctcagtccttacaaccaaaaactttgggtgcccatggtcactctgcagagcccacccaccagcatgctttagggaactgagacatgttttcctcagagacacttgggggttggttctcagccccctgccttgttcagagcgtgaccccctgctgcaatcaggtacgagtatatacgccaatcacccctgcccctctaagactgtaggacagagcctgtaccacacactcgatgatcagctacctggaaacctgagctgaattcatacaagaaaactgaaaagactcctagactgatatacctgataacagctctagcctgctggggacaggacaccagagctccaaaggcaaaaataatcaaggtagctcactcaagcaacccataggggtataccaaaacaaaacaaagcaagcagctacgacacagtaagcaagcataaactaatacaataacttatggatggcttggagacaacagtcaatatcaagtcacataaagaaacaggcaatGATCACCTCAAccggctctcaaaacaaagaatccacagatcttttagatgaaagtacattcctggaattatcagatgcagaacacaaaagtttaatatacagaacccttcaagacatcaggaaggaaatgaggcaatacgcagaacaagccaaggaacacaaagataaagcaactgaagaaattagaaagattattcaggaacataatgaaaagttcaataagctggaaaaatccacagacagacagcaatcagaaattcagaagattaacaataaaattagagaattagataatgcaatagaaagtcagaggagcagaattgagcaagtagaagctagagttcctgaacttgaagataaatggCTTGGctctaatatatctgaagaaaaatcagataaaagaattttaaaaaatgaagaaaccttaagaatcatgtgggactctatcaagagaaataacctacaagtgattggagtaccggaacagggagggataagagaaaaattGTTGTGGATT contains the following coding sequences:
- the RRH gene encoding visual pigment-like receptor peropsin, translated to MKLYEGCLNIFSKMLRNSLDNSSDSKNEDASVFSQTEHNIVATYLIMAGMISILSNIIVLGIFIKYKELRTPTNAIIINLAVTDIGVSSIGYPMSAASDLHGRWKFGYTGCQIYAGLNIFFGMASIGLLTVVAVDRYLTICHPHIGRRMTSNTYVSMILGAWINGLLWALLPITGWASYAPDPTGATCTINWRKNDASFVSYTMTVIVINFVVPLAVMFYCYYHVTRSIKRHTASNCAEYLNRDWSDQLDVTKMSVIMILMFLVAWSPYSIVCLWASFGDSKKIPPSMAIIAPLFAKSSTFYNPCIYVVANKKFRRAMFAMFKCQTHQAEPVTCILPMNVSQNPLAAGRI